Genomic window (Leptolyngbya sp. CCY15150):
CCAAGCAACGGAGTCTGAGAGCCGCCGCTTAATCCCAAACAACTACAGATACAGTTGACTGGCAGCGACTTCTCTCCTATTTCCGATAAAGTCTAATAATCTGCTGTGCCGTGCAGTTCGATGATGCGCTTGCCCGTCCAAGCTTCGGTCATCGCTTGGGTAACGGCACGTCCGATATTTGCGGCGCAGACCACCGGAATCTTGCTCTCAAGCGGCGTGTAGAACCTAGTCATACCGAATCCGAATCGTACAACCCCGATTCCAAACAGGCGACTTGCTCAGGGGCAAACGGTGTTTGCCTAGCCCAACCGGGGTTAGCCAAGGCGGATTCAGTATCAGACATGCGCCGAGTTACTGATTATTCCTGCTGAAGAAAGTTCAGCAACGCGGGATTGACCTGATCAGCGTGAGTCCAGTTGATGGCGTGCGGCCCGCCAGGAATGATGACAAGGTTACTGTTTTTAATCAGCTTTGGCAGTCTTGCAGCGGTGGACTCCAGCGGCAAAATGCGATCGCTATCGCCATGGATAATCAGGGTTGGTACATCAATGCGGGGCAGATCATCACGAAAATCGGTGAGCCAGGATGGTACACAGTCCAAAGTCCCTTTAGCAGAAGCCCCTGCTGCTACATTCCAACTGGCTTGAATCGCCTCATTGCTGATGCGGTCACCAAGCAGCACATCCACATTGAAGAATTCTCTGAAAAATGCAGAAAAGTAGGCTGGACGATCTTCAACGATCGCTTTCATAATGCCATCGAAAACGCTTTGATCAACGCCTTCGGGATTATCATCGGTCTTCAGCAAAAAGGGTGGCACGGGAGCCATCAGCACGGCTTTTTGCACCCGCTCTGAGCCATATTTGCCAAGGTAGCGCGTGACTTCGCCAGTTCCCATTGAGAAGCCGACCAGCACAGCATCCTGCAAGTCAAGGTTGGTCATCAGCACGTTCAGATCTGCTGCAAAGGTATCGTAGTCGTAGCCAAAGGAGGGTTGGCTAGAAGCACCAAATCCTCGGCGATCGTAGGTAATCACTCGATATCCTGCATCCAGCAGCACCAAAACCTGCTTTTCCCAGGAATGGCCGTTGAGGGGAAATCCATGAATGAGAACAATCGGTTGACCTGTCCCCAGATCTTCGTAGTAGAGATCAATCGTTGCAGAGTTTTCTTGACCGACAGTAACGTAAGGCATTGCAATCTCCTAGGAATAACGCATTAGATTCTTATCTGACTTAGGCTCAAATGTAATAAGTTCTAGTGCTCGGTTTCTTTCAGATTCTTAGGGTGTTTTGTCAAATTCTTGCGCAAGATGTTTCGCCGCCGTCGAGTCAATGGCCAACGCACCCATCCCCTTGCTGATCGCCACACGAGACCGATGGGTTTGTCGCCCACCTCAGCCAGTTGTATCGCTACTCAGCGACCGATGCGGCTACTCTCCTGCTTGGGGATGGCGATCGCGGGCAACTAGACGCTGAGCGGCTGGGGCTGACGAAGCCGGATTCTGTCCGGTGATCAGCAGGCCGTCCTCCACGACGTAGGGTGCCCAGTCCGCACCATTCAGATAGATGCCGCCCTTGGCCTTCAGCTCGTCCTCCATGAGGAACGGCACCACCTCGGTCAGTCCGACAGCAGCTTCCTCGTTGTTCGTGAAACCGGTCACCTGCTTGCCCTCAACCAGCGGCCGACCCTCGGCGGTCTTCACGTGGCGCAGCACGCCCGGCGCATGGCAGACCAGTGCGACTGGCTTGTTCGCCGCCAGAAAACTCTCGATTAGGTCAGACGAGTCCTTAATCCAGGATCAGATCCAACTGGATCTCTTCCGCCCCAGGCCGGGACATCAAGGCGATGTCAACAACGAGGGGCGTTGAATAACCGCGATTCCGGTCGCGTAGATTACAGTGTCGGCTGTAATACATGGAAAACCGCGATCGCTTCGGTAGAATTCAAGCAATGATGCCCAGTCATGGTGTTACGGTGCCATCCATCGGACTTCATTCACCGAACTGTATTGGTTAGGTGCCGTTGTTTCTGTCTCTTTCCATCCGGTTTCCACCTCACCAGCCGCCCTTATGACAACCCTTTACGATCTATTTTTGCGCGGTGGCCCTGTCATGTGGCCGCTGTTGTTGTTATCGGTACTGACGTTGTCTTGTGCGTTAGATCGCCTCTGGTTTTGGTTTCGGC
Coding sequences:
- a CDS encoding alpha/beta hydrolase, whose product is MPYVTVGQENSATIDLYYEDLGTGQPIVLIHGFPLNGHSWEKQVLVLLDAGYRVITYDRRGFGASSQPSFGYDYDTFAADLNVLMTNLDLQDAVLVGFSMGTGEVTRYLGKYGSERVQKAVLMAPVPPFLLKTDDNPEGVDQSVFDGIMKAIVEDRPAYFSAFFREFFNVDVLLGDRISNEAIQASWNVAAGASAKGTLDCVPSWLTDFRDDLPRIDVPTLIIHGDSDRILPLESTAARLPKLIKNSNLVIIPGGPHAINWTHADQVNPALLNFLQQE